One part of the Bacillus sp. FJAT-27916 genome encodes these proteins:
- a CDS encoding tyrosine-type recombinase/integrase yields the protein MANATVRKMHNLLSKALQKAVKWGLIKSNPARDATPPTVHKQRKQIWTVEEAKTFLEVCEQEGELIPFLLAIFTGMRRGELLALRWNNIDLENGVIHVVESLVRTNEKGLYVKEVKTAHSVREVFLSPDVRDALVEYKIRQKPNELGIVIASSVGTYMEPRNLLRKYQRLIKLAKVPYMPFHNLRHTHATILMRMGENPKVVSERLGHARVGITLDIYSHTNEEMQKRTANRFGEHFGLTVIRETAEAFGNKGLMQSLISSLLLVK from the coding sequence TTGGCGAATGCTACCGTACGAAAGATGCATAATCTCCTCTCAAAAGCTCTGCAGAAAGCTGTGAAATGGGGATTAATCAAGAGTAATCCTGCTCGTGATGCTACTCCGCCGACTGTTCATAAACAGCGTAAGCAAATATGGACGGTGGAAGAAGCGAAAACCTTCTTAGAAGTCTGCGAGCAGGAGGGTGAATTGATTCCATTCCTGTTGGCCATTTTCACTGGAATGAGACGTGGAGAACTGTTGGCGCTTAGATGGAATAACATTGATCTGGAGAATGGTGTGATTCATGTGGTCGAATCATTAGTAAGGACAAATGAGAAGGGCTTATATGTGAAGGAAGTAAAAACAGCTCATTCTGTACGAGAAGTTTTTCTCTCTCCGGATGTCCGTGATGCTTTAGTGGAATATAAGATAAGGCAGAAACCAAATGAATTAGGAATCGTTATTGCTTCTTCTGTAGGCACATATATGGAACCGCGCAACCTTCTAAGAAAGTATCAGCGCCTAATCAAACTGGCGAAGGTTCCTTATATGCCATTCCACAATCTACGGCATACTCATGCAACAATTCTTATGCGGATGGGTGAGAATCCGAAAGTGGTTAGTGAGAGGCTTGGACATGCCCGAGTCGGAATTACACTCGATATCTATTCCCATACAAATGAAGAAATGCAGAAGCGGACAGCAAATCGGTTTGGTGAACATTTTGGTTTAACGGTAATAAGGGAGACAGCTGAAGCCTTTGGAAACAAAGGGCTTATGCAATCTCTTATTAGTAGTCTTTTGTTAGTTAAATAA
- a CDS encoding beta-glucosidase family protein, translating into MSQQNMVMDKTEQFPWMDKSLSPRERAEKLVAAMTLEQKIAQLHGAMNTINIYDLPSMDEMNMMSPEEQERLMAQIQVQRHVKGIEELGIPRFRITNGPVGVGMGDGHPSPPATALPMTIGLAAGFDPELAREYGDIIGSETATLGQHVLEGPGVCLHRTPIAGRNFEYFSEDPYLSGVMGVEVTKAIQEHDVIAMGKHYAVNDQEYERFRTSVELDEHVLRELYLLPFEMLVKDGDIAAIMSAYNRVRGVYATESRYLLNDILRDEWGFQGYVQSDFWSCRSAAASLNAGMDHEMPDAKWLNETNVKNALQDTSLEIETVDRALVRRYTQMFRFNQFERPYNPGEIDAKGHGARSRKIGSQAAVLLKNEGDILPLDPKAYANIVIIGQSEFVDDACNGGGGSSKVTPLYTVPPVEGMQNVLQGLGSDSKVSKFTVASDLSNLEEAKAAAAKADMVILMAGLVASEGFDLPTPNMLNDQNRMVDELLDINPQTVVVMKDSSPVMMPWISKAKAVLEAWNQGTEDGHVVADLLFGVVNPSGKVPTTYAASESDLLYAGKPERYPGTDEGNGFPVIRYSEGLNMGYRWFQSQGIKPLFPFGYGLSYTTFELSGFSVTPEQTDGKSPITVKVTVTNTGKVAGAEVVQVYLGIPVHGQPPKRLVGFQKVHLEPNESREVTITIDPAATNHPMGVWDYYEHDFVVRPGEYTVYVGTSSEDTPYKGTVVVE; encoded by the coding sequence ATGAGTCAACAGAATATGGTTATGGATAAGACCGAGCAGTTTCCATGGATGGACAAGTCACTTTCACCACGTGAGCGTGCTGAGAAGCTTGTTGCTGCTATGACTTTGGAGCAAAAGATTGCCCAGCTGCACGGTGCCATGAATACAATCAACATCTATGACTTGCCATCCATGGATGAAATGAATATGATGAGCCCTGAGGAGCAAGAGCGCCTTATGGCTCAAATCCAAGTTCAGCGCCATGTTAAGGGTATTGAAGAGTTGGGTATCCCTCGTTTCCGTATTACAAACGGACCTGTAGGCGTAGGTATGGGGGATGGTCATCCAAGCCCGCCAGCTACTGCACTGCCAATGACAATTGGTCTTGCTGCAGGCTTTGATCCTGAGCTAGCGCGTGAGTACGGGGATATCATTGGTTCTGAGACGGCTACGCTTGGCCAGCATGTTCTTGAAGGACCAGGGGTTTGCCTGCACAGAACGCCAATCGCTGGTCGTAACTTTGAATATTTCTCTGAAGATCCATACCTTTCCGGTGTAATGGGCGTTGAGGTTACGAAAGCGATTCAGGAGCATGACGTTATTGCGATGGGTAAACACTATGCCGTTAACGATCAGGAGTACGAGCGCTTCCGCACAAGTGTTGAGTTAGATGAGCATGTATTGCGCGAGCTTTACCTTCTGCCTTTCGAAATGTTAGTCAAAGACGGTGACATCGCCGCTATAATGAGCGCTTACAACCGTGTTCGCGGTGTGTACGCAACGGAAAGCCGCTACCTTCTTAACGATATCCTTCGTGACGAATGGGGCTTCCAAGGGTATGTACAATCTGACTTCTGGTCTTGCCGTTCTGCTGCTGCATCATTGAATGCTGGTATGGACCATGAAATGCCGGATGCTAAATGGTTGAACGAGACGAATGTGAAGAATGCCCTCCAAGACACGAGCCTTGAAATTGAAACGGTTGACCGTGCATTGGTTCGCCGCTATACACAAATGTTCCGTTTCAATCAATTCGAGCGTCCTTACAATCCAGGTGAGATTGATGCGAAAGGACACGGAGCTAGATCTCGCAAAATCGGTTCTCAAGCTGCCGTTCTTCTCAAAAATGAAGGCGATATTCTGCCGCTTGACCCGAAAGCCTATGCTAATATCGTGATCATTGGTCAATCCGAATTCGTTGATGATGCGTGCAATGGTGGTGGGGGCAGTTCAAAGGTAACTCCGCTCTACACTGTACCACCAGTAGAAGGTATGCAGAATGTACTGCAAGGTCTTGGTTCAGACTCTAAAGTCAGCAAGTTCACAGTTGCTTCCGATTTATCAAATCTTGAAGAAGCAAAAGCTGCTGCAGCTAAAGCAGACATGGTGATCTTAATGGCTGGTTTGGTTGCCTCTGAAGGCTTTGACTTGCCAACACCAAACATGTTGAACGACCAAAACCGCATGGTTGACGAATTGTTGGATATCAATCCGCAAACTGTTGTTGTCATGAAAGACAGCAGCCCAGTCATGATGCCATGGATTTCTAAAGCTAAAGCAGTTCTTGAAGCTTGGAACCAAGGTACTGAAGATGGTCACGTTGTGGCTGATTTACTCTTCGGTGTAGTTAACCCATCAGGTAAGGTTCCTACAACCTATGCGGCATCTGAAAGCGACCTATTATACGCAGGCAAGCCTGAGCGCTACCCTGGTACAGATGAAGGAAACGGCTTCCCAGTTATCCGTTATTCTGAAGGCCTCAACATGGGCTACCGCTGGTTCCAGTCTCAAGGAATTAAGCCATTATTCCCGTTCGGATATGGGCTATCCTACACAACCTTTGAGCTTTCTGGATTCTCAGTCACACCAGAACAAACAGACGGCAAATCTCCTATCACGGTTAAAGTAACCGTAACGAACACAGGAAAAGTGGCTGGAGCTGAAGTTGTTCAAGTATACCTAGGCATTCCTGTCCACGGACAGCCGCCTAAACGTCTAGTTGGCTTCCAAAAAGTTCACCTAGAGCCTAATGAGTCACGTGAAGTAACAATCACAATTGACCCAGCTGCTACGAACCATCCAATGGGCGTATGGGACTACTATGAACATGACTTCGTCGTAAGACCTGGCGAGTACACTGTATATGTTGGGACTTCCAGCGAAGATACTCCTTATAAAGGCACAGTAGTTGTTGAATAA
- a CDS encoding winged helix-turn-helix transcriptional regulator: MGMEEYKGKVKKIEDTPFGYTISVIGGKWKMVIIYLLAENQPVRFNALKKQIGAITYKTLSSQLKELEADGLVKRKEYPQIPPKVEYSLTEKADTLLPVLEELCEWGARYQ, encoded by the coding sequence ATGGGCATGGAGGAGTATAAAGGGAAAGTGAAAAAGATTGAAGACACACCATTCGGTTACACCATATCTGTCATCGGGGGCAAATGGAAGATGGTAATCATTTATCTGCTGGCGGAAAACCAGCCGGTACGCTTCAATGCTTTAAAAAAGCAGATAGGAGCCATCACGTATAAAACATTGAGTTCGCAACTAAAGGAATTGGAGGCAGATGGGCTGGTGAAACGGAAGGAATACCCGCAAATCCCTCCAAAGGTGGAATACAGTTTGACGGAGAAGGCTGATACTTTGCTGCCGGTATTGGAGGAGTTGTGTGAGTGGGGGGCGAGATATCAATAG
- a CDS encoding RidA family protein translates to MIKTYNHGVSWEEAFGLTQGYMANDTIYISGQFSHSMDGSFVGEGDFEAQARQTLKNLDSVLAGFGVTRSNIAEMEIFLTKPEEHFEQCVTLFKEYVGDHQPAGTLVGTSGLAFPHQLIEIRAVAHTN, encoded by the coding sequence ATGATTAAAACATATAACCATGGAGTGTCTTGGGAGGAAGCTTTCGGGCTTACGCAAGGTTACATGGCCAATGATACCATCTACATCTCAGGCCAATTTTCTCATAGTATGGATGGATCATTTGTTGGAGAGGGCGATTTTGAGGCACAAGCAAGGCAGACACTGAAAAATCTTGATTCCGTGCTTGCTGGTTTCGGAGTCACCAGATCTAATATTGCTGAGATGGAGATCTTCCTGACAAAGCCAGAAGAGCATTTTGAACAGTGTGTCACTCTATTCAAAGAATATGTTGGCGACCACCAGCCAGCTGGTACTCTCGTTGGCACCTCAGGCTTGGCGTTTCCACATCAATTGATTGAAATACGTGCCGTCGCACACACCAACTAA
- a CDS encoding branched-chain amino acid ABC transporter permease yields MRVLSNNRSFVIGLVVVAFLAVIPFVNDSRSMLILLTQVFIFAIFAMSFDILLGYTGIVSFGHCLFFGIGAYSVALLFDRQGGELMSFAAGMAIALVLAVVISYIIGMLSLRLKSHFYAMLTLAFSQLFLVLAEKWRTLTHGGDGFTFMVPDLFRDRLSFYYITFICLIVLFILLKLFTESSAGKVLKAISQNEQRAEALGYKTLHYKVIASIVAGTTAAVSGGLYVVTLRFVNTTVFSIDVTLDALLMTMIGGVGTLVGAIAGAGIIEYLQHYLSELGSTYPIFERWTILLGLLYIFVILGFPSGLAGLFKKVSKRRGKKKSADRNGEGLEKTA; encoded by the coding sequence ATGCGGGTGTTATCGAATAACCGATCTTTTGTGATTGGGCTTGTTGTCGTGGCATTCTTGGCTGTTATCCCGTTTGTAAATGATTCGCGAAGTATGCTTATTTTACTCACACAGGTCTTTATTTTTGCCATTTTCGCGATGAGCTTTGATATTTTGTTAGGGTATACCGGAATCGTCTCATTTGGCCATTGCCTCTTCTTTGGTATTGGTGCTTATAGCGTGGCATTATTATTTGATAGGCAGGGCGGGGAACTAATGTCATTTGCAGCAGGGATGGCCATCGCCCTTGTATTAGCCGTCGTCATTAGCTATATCATTGGAATGCTCTCGCTTAGATTGAAAAGCCATTTCTACGCGATGCTAACATTGGCCTTCTCTCAGTTATTCCTTGTCCTAGCTGAAAAATGGCGGACATTGACCCATGGAGGAGACGGATTTACCTTCATGGTCCCTGATCTCTTTAGAGACCGTCTCTCTTTCTATTACATTACCTTCATTTGTCTGATCGTTCTATTTATCTTATTAAAACTTTTCACCGAATCCTCAGCTGGGAAAGTTCTAAAGGCGATATCACAAAATGAACAAAGAGCAGAAGCGCTAGGATATAAAACGCTGCACTATAAGGTTATCGCGAGCATCGTCGCCGGTACGACTGCAGCTGTAAGTGGAGGGCTTTACGTGGTTACCCTGCGCTTTGTCAACACGACTGTTTTCTCAATCGATGTCACATTGGATGCCCTCTTAATGACTATGATTGGCGGAGTAGGAACGCTCGTCGGTGCCATAGCAGGAGCCGGCATCATCGAATACCTGCAGCATTATTTATCTGAACTAGGCTCAACCTACCCAATCTTCGAACGTTGGACCATTCTCCTTGGATTGCTGTACATCTTCGTCATTCTCGGTTTCCCAAGCGGATTAGCTGGATTGTTTAAGAAGGTGTCAAAGAGAAGAGGAAAGAAGAAATCAGCGGATAGAAATGGTGAGGGATTAGAGAAAACAGCTTGA
- a CDS encoding branched-chain amino acid ABC transporter permease, with protein sequence MDILVNLFVNGISTGMLVFLLASGLTLIFGLMSVLNFAHGGLFAWGAFSGVWIFAETGSFLISMLGAVVIGMALGWVLEKFLIRPVYGNHVRQLLITLGGMLVLSEMLKVIWGPNPIRAPLPEWLSGSYQLGGIILIKYRLFVILVGILIYILLMLLLNKTKLGLMIRAGVMDKEMVQALGINVKSLFSFVFLLGAGVAALGGVLLAPYSGVVFAEMGMQYAILAFVVVIIGGMGNLKGSAVASLIVGLAGAFMAYYLPDFSLALNMLLLAFVLLVKPSGLFGEEGEV encoded by the coding sequence ATGGACATTTTAGTCAATTTATTCGTGAATGGAATATCGACCGGAATGCTTGTTTTTCTGCTTGCTTCTGGTCTAACTCTTATCTTTGGCCTAATGAGTGTCCTGAATTTTGCTCATGGGGGGTTGTTTGCCTGGGGAGCTTTTTCCGGGGTATGGATATTTGCTGAAACGGGAAGCTTTCTCATATCCATGCTAGGTGCCGTCGTTATTGGAATGGCATTGGGCTGGGTTTTAGAGAAATTCCTGATTAGGCCTGTCTATGGAAATCACGTCAGACAACTCTTGATTACGCTTGGAGGCATGCTGGTCTTAAGTGAGATGCTTAAAGTTATTTGGGGACCGAATCCGATTCGAGCCCCATTGCCTGAATGGCTTTCAGGAAGCTATCAATTAGGTGGAATCATTTTGATTAAATATCGTCTTTTTGTTATCCTGGTTGGTATTTTGATTTACATTCTCTTAATGCTCCTTTTGAATAAGACTAAGCTCGGACTCATGATTAGGGCAGGAGTGATGGATAAAGAAATGGTGCAAGCGCTTGGTATCAATGTCAAATCACTCTTTTCCTTCGTGTTTTTGCTCGGAGCAGGCGTCGCGGCACTTGGCGGTGTCTTGCTTGCACCCTATTCAGGAGTCGTATTTGCAGAAATGGGGATGCAATATGCGATATTGGCATTTGTCGTTGTCATTATCGGCGGCATGGGCAATTTGAAGGGGTCGGCTGTCGCTTCCTTGATCGTCGGCCTGGCTGGAGCATTTATGGCCTATTATCTGCCTGACTTTTCTCTGGCGCTCAATATGCTGCTGCTTGCTTTTGTCTTATTAGTGAAGCCTTCTGGTTTGTTTGGAGAGGAGGGCGAGGTATAG
- a CDS encoding ABC transporter ATP-binding protein has translation MTLLKVDEMETYIGQFHILQGVSFEIREGNITVLFGRNGAGKTTTLRSIMGFHQITKGNVTFKGEQLNGQPTHTISRKGIGYVPENQGIFHHLTVEDNFSLAQAVKSDTQGEKAEWMLALFPDLKKFWRKKSGLLSGGQKQMLAIARAYINSEHLLLIDEPSKGLSPIMVEKLMESILEMKSKTTVLLVEQNFIMASQIGDDYAIMDDGKIVHKGGMESLKDDTDTCRKYLGIA, from the coding sequence ATGACTCTCTTAAAAGTGGATGAGATGGAAACCTATATTGGCCAATTTCATATTTTGCAGGGTGTTTCCTTTGAAATTCGAGAGGGCAATATTACGGTATTGTTTGGAAGAAATGGAGCAGGAAAAACAACCACCTTACGCTCAATCATGGGCTTTCATCAAATCACCAAAGGAAATGTAACGTTTAAGGGTGAACAGTTGAATGGACAGCCCACACACACCATATCAAGAAAGGGAATAGGCTATGTTCCAGAAAACCAGGGGATCTTTCACCACTTAACGGTGGAAGATAATTTTTCCCTTGCCCAAGCGGTGAAATCGGATACGCAGGGAGAAAAAGCGGAGTGGATGCTCGCACTCTTCCCTGATTTAAAGAAATTTTGGCGAAAGAAGAGCGGTCTTTTAAGCGGCGGCCAAAAGCAAATGCTTGCGATAGCGCGGGCCTATATTAATAGTGAGCATTTATTGTTGATTGATGAACCAAGTAAGGGCTTGTCGCCGATTATGGTAGAGAAGCTGATGGAGTCTATCCTGGAAATGAAGAGCAAGACAACGGTATTACTGGTTGAGCAAAATTTTATCATGGCCAGCCAGATTGGAGACGACTACGCCATTATGGATGACGGGAAAATCGTTCATAAGGGCGGGATGGAAAGTTTGAAGGATGATACTGATACATGCAGAAAATATTTAGGAATCGCTTAA
- a CDS encoding ABC transporter ATP-binding protein, which produces MEIILSTEHLSVSFGQHDVIKNLNLSIPEKKLISIIGPNGAGKTTLFNLLSGQLKPTKGEIYFKGENVTGYSIPERTRLGIGRSFQLTNIFPELPVIENIRLAVQAEQKDFFRFIPTKKKYLGQQEEARRLLNEVMLEGKDDVLAKDLAHGEKRKLELAMLMALKTELLLLDEPTAGISIEEVPGILKVIEKIKMNGLSTIVLIEHKMDMVMHLSDQLAVLFHGELLAEGSPSEIMQDERVQNAYLGGLYDDSLKSG; this is translated from the coding sequence TTGGAAATAATATTATCAACCGAACACCTTTCTGTTTCATTTGGCCAGCATGACGTGATTAAAAATCTGAACCTATCCATACCAGAGAAGAAGTTGATTTCAATCATTGGTCCTAACGGAGCAGGGAAAACGACGCTATTCAATTTATTGAGCGGTCAGCTTAAACCGACAAAGGGAGAGATTTATTTCAAAGGGGAAAATGTGACAGGCTATTCCATCCCGGAGCGGACGAGACTCGGGATAGGACGTTCATTCCAGCTGACAAATATCTTTCCGGAATTACCTGTGATTGAGAATATCCGGTTAGCCGTCCAAGCAGAGCAAAAGGATTTCTTCCGCTTCATACCAACGAAGAAGAAGTATCTGGGTCAACAGGAGGAAGCAAGGAGGCTGTTGAATGAAGTCATGCTTGAAGGAAAGGATGACGTTCTAGCAAAGGATCTTGCCCATGGGGAGAAACGGAAATTAGAGCTGGCCATGCTGATGGCCCTTAAAACGGAATTACTGCTCCTCGACGAACCGACGGCTGGAATCTCGATTGAAGAAGTGCCAGGCATTTTAAAGGTTATCGAAAAGATCAAAATGAACGGGTTAAGTACCATTGTGCTGATTGAACACAAAATGGATATGGTTATGCATTTGTCTGATCAACTAGCTGTCTTATTTCATGGTGAATTATTAGCTGAAGGCAGCCCCAGTGAAATCATGCAGGATGAACGTGTCCAAAATGCATATTTAGGGGGATTATACGATGACTCTCTTAAAAGTGGATGA
- a CDS encoding substrate-binding domain-containing protein, which translates to MKMPVKLRMCLSVVLLGSMLVAAGCSDDEASSSEDTIKVGVLASMTGPLEVYGKQTVQGFELGLDYATDGKMEVDGKKIEFIVEDTETKPDVAVKQATKLLEEDEVDFLVGSSSSGDTLAVLPLAEEYEKIMVVEPAVADSITGENWNRYIFRTGRNSSQDSVAAAASIAKEGVKIATLAQDSAYGREGVQAFKEGAEKLGAEIMNEQYVDANATDFTSNIQNIISSKPDYLYIVWAGSNSPWKQLKDMKVAEQGIKLSAAAQDIASLKTMDALVGMSGFSIYYYTLPDNEVNDWLVEEHKKKFDGEVPDLFTAGGMSSAIAIVEALKNTEGDTDSEALIEAMEGMEFDSPKGTMKFRAEDHQALQSLYAITLEEEDGVDYPVPVLVRELTMDETEPPIRNKK; encoded by the coding sequence ATGAAAATGCCAGTAAAGCTAAGGATGTGTTTATCTGTCGTATTGTTGGGGTCAATGCTTGTTGCCGCAGGCTGTTCAGATGATGAAGCAAGCTCGAGTGAGGATACGATAAAAGTTGGTGTGCTTGCATCGATGACAGGTCCGCTTGAGGTCTATGGAAAACAAACGGTACAGGGATTTGAGCTTGGTCTTGATTATGCAACCGATGGCAAGATGGAGGTCGACGGCAAAAAAATCGAATTCATCGTTGAGGATACTGAAACGAAACCGGATGTGGCAGTCAAGCAGGCAACGAAATTGCTTGAGGAAGATGAAGTTGACTTCCTGGTGGGATCATCAAGTTCTGGCGACACGCTAGCTGTTTTGCCGCTTGCTGAGGAGTACGAAAAAATCATGGTCGTTGAACCCGCGGTAGCAGATAGCATCACAGGTGAGAACTGGAACCGCTATATTTTCCGGACTGGCCGCAATTCATCCCAAGATTCGGTGGCAGCCGCGGCTTCCATTGCAAAAGAGGGGGTGAAAATCGCAACACTTGCTCAAGATAGCGCCTATGGTAGAGAGGGCGTGCAAGCCTTTAAGGAAGGAGCAGAGAAACTGGGAGCTGAAATCATGAATGAACAATATGTTGATGCGAACGCAACGGATTTCACATCAAATATCCAAAATATCATAAGCTCTAAGCCAGATTATTTATACATTGTGTGGGCTGGATCGAATTCCCCATGGAAACAGCTGAAGGATATGAAAGTAGCAGAGCAAGGCATTAAGCTTTCAGCTGCTGCTCAAGACATTGCCTCGCTGAAGACGATGGATGCTCTTGTTGGGATGAGTGGATTCTCCATCTATTACTATACCCTTCCTGACAATGAGGTGAATGATTGGCTTGTGGAGGAGCATAAGAAAAAATTTGACGGCGAGGTTCCAGACCTCTTTACGGCAGGCGGGATGTCATCGGCGATTGCCATTGTGGAAGCTTTGAAGAACACAGAAGGGGATACGGATAGTGAGGCGCTAATTGAGGCGATGGAAGGAATGGAGTTTGACTCGCCGAAAGGGACGATGAAATTTAGAGCGGAGGATCATCAGGCACTGCAATCGTTATATGCAATCACTCTTGAAGAAGAGGATGGAGTCGATTATCCGGTACCGGTATTGGTTAGGGAACTGACAATGGATGAAACAGAGCCCCCAATTCGGAATAAGAAATAA
- a CDS encoding 3-oxoacyl-ACP synthase: MTKIGIEATSTFFPAGIESASLLANKTGIPENIITDKFGLYEKHVADETMHASDMAIEAARPIVDQYGPDTIDVVIYFGSPHKDYYVWTCASKIQHELGLKKAYAFEIMNVSSGFPVALKVAKDMIKADNTIQSILLVGGCKESQIVDYTNPRSRFMFNFGDGGCAALIKRDSLVSEILESAIITDGSFHQDVRIPAGGSKNFASHETVEQRKHYIDVHNPADMKERLDPVSIPNFEKVIRKSLQKSGLSSENLSLLLPLHTKRSMFNQLLSSLDLPEEKAIYLDHHGHMSSLDPCVGLHLAQEQGRLSHGDIAVAVSAGTGYTWAATVIKWMGTK, translated from the coding sequence ATGACGAAGATTGGAATCGAAGCGACAAGCACCTTTTTTCCGGCAGGGATTGAGTCGGCTAGCTTACTCGCAAATAAAACCGGCATCCCAGAAAACATCATAACGGATAAATTCGGATTATACGAGAAACATGTAGCTGATGAAACGATGCATGCATCTGACATGGCGATTGAGGCTGCTAGACCAATTGTTGACCAATACGGACCAGACACCATCGATGTCGTTATCTATTTCGGGAGCCCCCATAAAGACTACTATGTATGGACATGCGCTTCGAAAATTCAGCATGAGCTAGGGTTAAAGAAAGCCTATGCATTTGAAATCATGAATGTCAGCTCAGGATTCCCTGTTGCCTTAAAAGTTGCCAAGGATATGATAAAGGCTGATAACACCATTCAATCGATTCTATTAGTAGGAGGATGTAAGGAATCACAAATTGTTGATTATACGAATCCACGGTCCCGTTTCATGTTCAATTTCGGTGATGGAGGATGCGCAGCTTTAATAAAACGTGATTCACTTGTCAGTGAAATTTTAGAAAGCGCTATCATAACAGATGGATCCTTCCATCAGGATGTTCGTATTCCTGCAGGAGGATCAAAAAACTTCGCTAGTCATGAAACAGTAGAACAACGTAAGCATTATATAGATGTCCACAATCCCGCTGATATGAAAGAAAGACTCGACCCTGTATCCATTCCTAATTTCGAAAAAGTCATACGAAAATCATTGCAAAAAAGCGGGTTATCTTCAGAAAATCTCTCACTATTACTTCCACTTCATACGAAACGATCGATGTTTAACCAACTTCTCTCTAGTTTAGACCTCCCAGAAGAAAAAGCCATTTATCTAGATCATCATGGGCATATGTCCTCACTAGACCCCTGTGTCGGGCTCCACCTCGCCCAAGAGCAGGGCAGATTGAGTCACGGCGATATAGCGGTTGCCGTTAGTGCGGGTACTGGATATACATGGGCTGCAACGGTGATTAAATGGATGGGAACAAAATGA
- a CDS encoding MaoC family dehydratase yields the protein MDNFTVGQQAACSKTITETDVVMFAGLSGDFNPIHIDSEYAKNTRFNERIAHGLLTSSLLSQLLGVHLPGKGSVYMEQTIKFKAPVYIGDTITATATVQEYIKEKRIIKLLTECQNQKEVTVLTGTAVMMVPKEGERI from the coding sequence AGCAGGCAGCATGCAGCAAGACGATAACCGAAACAGATGTAGTGATGTTCGCTGGACTGAGCGGCGATTTTAACCCTATCCATATTGACAGCGAGTATGCAAAGAATACAAGGTTTAACGAAAGGATAGCCCATGGCTTATTAACATCGAGTTTACTTTCGCAGCTCTTAGGAGTGCACTTGCCAGGGAAAGGATCGGTTTATATGGAACAAACAATCAAATTTAAAGCACCGGTCTATATTGGCGATACAATCACGGCAACAGCGACAGTTCAGGAGTATATCAAAGAGAAGAGAATAATAAAGCTTCTAACAGAATGCCAAAACCAAAAAGAGGTGACCGTCTTAACTGGAACAGCTGTCATGATGGTACCAAAGGAAGGGGAAAGGATATGA